ACTCTTCTCGAACGTGGCCCGAATCGCGTTTCCCCGTTCATGATCCCCTACATGATCAGCAACATTTCTTCCGGCATTGTTGCTATGGAACACGGCTTTGCCGGCCCCAACATGTGCATCGTAACGGCTTGTGCTACCTCTAACCACAATATTGGAGAAGCATGGCGCATCATGAAGTTCGGGGATGCCGACGTCATGGTTACCGGCGGTTCGGAAGCTACCATTCTTCCCACCGGCCTCGCCGGATTCTCCAACATGAAGGCTCTCAGCACGCGCAATGACGATCCGGCTACCGCCTCCCGTCCGTTCGACGTAGACCGCGACGGCTTCGTCATGGGCGAAGGCGCCGGTGTCGTGATTCTCGAAACGCTGGAACACGCTACAAAACGCGGAGCTCATATCTATGGAGAGCTCGTCGGCTACGGCATCAGTGCCGATGCCTACCACCTGACAGCCCCCCTGCCCGAAGGCGAAGGTGCCGCACGCTGCATGCAGATGGCTCTCGAACACGCCGGAATGAAGCCGGAAGACATTGATTATGTCAACGCCCACGGCACTTCGACTCCCGTCGGAGACGTTTGCGAAACGAAGGCGCTCAAAGCCGTCTTCGGCGACCATGCCAAAAACGGCCTCCTTGTCAGCTCCACGAAGTCCATGACAGGCCACCTCCTCGGAGCTGCCGGTGGAGTGGAATTGGCAGCTTGCCTCATGGCCATGCAAGACGATATCGTTCCTCCGACGATCAACATCATCAATCAGGATCCGGATTGCGACCTCGACTATGTCGCCAACAAGGCTCGCCATGTCAGAATCAATGCCGCCCTGAGTAACTCATTCGGCTTCGGCGGGCACAATTCCACCGTCGTTGTAAAGCGCTTCGAATAAAGCCCCCCGCGAAACTATCTTTTCAATGGGGCATTCCGTACTACCTAGACGGGGTGCCCCATTGCTTTCACCCCTTCCTCTTACTAACCATGGACTCCACTGCTTCATCCCAGCATCCCTCCTACCGGGATAAAACCATCCTGCACGAATATATCTTATGGGTGGCCGTCTGGAGCATTCTCGGCACGGCCGCCATGGTCATTGCCTATTCAATCGGCTGGCTGGCCAATTGGAGTGCCCATATCCGGGGAGTCCTATCCGCACCGCCCTTCCTGTTAAGCGATTCGGCGGCAACGGTTCCTCCTCTTTCAATCTTCCTCATCAGCCTGTCCGTTACTCTGTTTTTCACCCATTCCCTTTTAGGGATCCGCGGGTTGGGCATGCGCCTGTTGATACTGGCGGCAGCCACCGTTCTGGTTTCCCTGTGTACTCCGGTCTGTGCGTTGTGGAATGTATTCCTGAGTCCGGGCGGCATTCTGCTATCCCTGGTCGTCTCCGGGCTGGGAGCATCCGTGACAGCTGCTATCCTGCAACGCCATCAAGATGCTCGGAGCATAGTATCCCGATAACGACGATCCCCCGATCTTTTCTCCATGAATGCTCTGGATTACCCGCCGGCCGTCCTGGAACTTGTCCTGCATCTCAAATCCCTGCCCAGCATAGGAACCAGGGGGGCGGAACGCATGGCCCTCTGGATGCTTCAGAACCACAGGGAAGAAGCTGCCTCGCTGGCTAAAAGCATTCTTGAAACCATGGATGCCGTCCAACACTGTCCCGAATGCGGATTCTTTACCCAAGGCGAGGGACTCTGCCCTGCCTGCGAGGATCCGATGCGGGATCATAAACTTTTTTGCGTCGTCGAACAGGCAACGGACATCCTGCCAATCGAACGCAGCAGCGCTTTTCAGGGAGTTTACCACTGTCTGGGAGGCAAACTTTCCCCTCTGGACGATGTCGGCCCGGAAGATTTAAATATCGAATCCCTGATCTCCCGGGTTGAACGGGAAGGAGACTGCGAGATTATCCTCGCAACCGGTTCCGATGTCGAAGGAGAAGCTACGGCAACTTACCTCACCGGTATCCTGAAAGCCAAAGGTTGCCGTGTCTCGCGCCTGGCCCAGGGATTGCCCGCAGGCTCCGGTCTCGTCCATGCGGATGCCCTGACGCTGATGAAAGCCCTTCAAGGGCGGACGGAGTGCTGAGCCGTCGTTTGTCCCTCAAACGGAGAGATTGTCTCCGTCGCACAGCGAATCAATCCTGGCTCGATTGAAATCCGACGGACACACCGTCACCTGAACACGGTCGCCGGGTTTCAAGACATCGCGCAAAGGTGCATTCTTCAATTCGACAAATGCAATTGTCTGCTTCCCATTGGGAAATGTAGCTCGAAAAGCTGTCTCGGCAAAACGATCGACAATAACGCAGAATGTCTTGATAAAATTGGACGGATAAGCGGACTGTTTCATAAGAGATTGGAAATCCGGATCAAGCGCGAAAAGGGAGATTACAGGCCAAACAACTGCCCGGCAGCATTACCGGCCTCGCGAAGCAACTCCGCCTGAATGGAACGTTTCTTCCTTTGGGAAGACTCCTTCCCTTCATCTTCCTTGCCGGCATCCTTTTGGTCATCTTTTTCCGGTTTGTCTGGATGAAGTACTTTTTCCGCACTTCCAAGCAGGAGATTGGCAACGGTCTTCACTCCGCCGCTACCCAATATCCGATCCTTGGCAGCAGCAATGAGACGGGCGCTCAAATCCTCCCGGGGACTATCCAGAGTACCGCTGAGGTTCATATTGGCCCAGAGATATCCGAGTTTTCCTCCGTTATTATCCGGAGTAAACACTTTTTCCTCAGCTCCGGGGATCATGGCAAGCAATCCCGGCAGAATCCCGATCTTCAATTGCCCGGACAATTGCTTGTCCGCACCAATTTCAACCCAGCCTTCCACTTGCCCCAACCCATCGCTGACCAATACCATATCCGTAAACCGCCAAGCATTCCGGGCATATTTAAAATTCGTCGAAACCTTGTCAAAATTAATTCGTTTGAATTTGGTGGAAAACGTAAACGCGTTCAACGTATCCAATACGGGCAAAGCCGTCAGCACAGCTTTATCCACATTCATTTCTCCTGAAACTTCCAACAGTCCGGTACGGTCACCCTGCACACGGGCCGTTGCCTGGATGGTTCCCTCCAGTTTCTTGACCCAGTCTTCATCCAGCAGCAATCCGCAATCAATGTCGCGGGCTACGGCACTGGCCCACCAGCGGGAATCGAACTTCTCCCACTCTCCCTCGGCATTGATCATCCCCCGCTTATCCAGCAAAATGCGGCAGTCCGCCACCGAAATCCGGTCCGGCCTGTACCGTGCAATTGCCTTTTCCAACGTTCCTTTCCTTAGAAAAGAAAATGGGAGTTCGATCCTGGCCCGTTCCAGAGAAACCCTGTATTCGTCATTCCCAAGTTCCGGGGATATCTGGACAACGGCATGGCTCAAGGCATAGGTACGCTCCCCATCCACGTAGGTAAAATTCAAATCACGAATCGAAGCATCCTCCACGGAGTACTTCAACGGCAAGAGGTACTCCTTCAACCAGTTCCCCTTCTTTTTTTCCGGTTTGCCATCGCCGGAAGAAACGGGTTCCTCCGGCAGAGTTTCATCAGAAACAACGGCAACGGGGATAGGTTCGGAAACGGCAGGAGGTGCCGAGGTTCCCTTTTCCCGGGTAGCCAAAGCTATGGAAATGGAATCGGCCGTAATCTGCTTGATTCTGAAATGGCGGTCTAATAACGAAGCCCGGTCCACGACGGCATCCAGGCGGGATACCTCCAGTTTTTCCATGGTGCCAGCACCTTGTACAATGAATGAATCCGTTCCGACACTGGCCCCGCCCCAATTGAGAGGAGTGATCTCTACACTTTCAGCCTTGAGAGCTTTGGCTGCCTGTTGTTCCATTTTGTGACGAAAGTCGTCGCTGCCCAGATAGGAACCGATCCAGAAATAGGCCCCTACGAGGAAAAGAATCAATATACCTCCAAAAGAGATACATGAAACGAGAAAGATTCTCTTCCACGACCTTCCACGCGATGAATATCGCCTGCTTCTACGACCCGGCCTGCTCATGCCCATATCCTTACAATACAAATCCTCCCGGCTCAAGAGTGTTTATGGAAAGTTTAAAGAAATACATGTCGTCAATCTGATTCACGCAATTAGTCTCGACTTCCCCTCATTTCAGGCGTTACATTCTGCAAGCATATTGCCACCTTTTCCTTCATCGATTATGCTCAAAGCACAAGATATTTCATTTGAGGTTGATTCCCACGGAGAACCTCTGGTTCTTCTGAATAAAATCAATTTTGAAATTCCAGCCGGGCATTTTATGGCAATCGTCGGTACGTCGGGTTGTGGTAAAACGACCCTCTTAAAAACAATCGCCGGCATGAATTTGGAAACGGACGGGTCGTTTTTCTGGAAAGGCCGCGACTTATCCGAAGAAGACTTCGATCCATCGGAAATCGGTTACGTTCCTCAATTCAGCATTGCCTACGACCAGCTCACCGTCGATGAAAACATCGAAAGCGCCGCACGCCTCCGCGTTAAGTTTCCCCATCTTGAAGACATGGACGAACGGATCGACACCGTTCTGGAGGAAACCGGTCTCTCTTCCATCGCAGACCGGCGCGTTAAAATCCTCTCCGGCGGACAGAAGCGGCGCCTTGCCCTGGCCATGGAGCTCGTCTCCCAACCCCAGCTCCTGCTTTGCGACGAAGTCACCTCCGGTCTGGACCCTCAGTCGGAACAGGAAATCGTCGCCCTCCTGCGCGACATTGCCCACAAACAAGGCAGAATCGTCATCTCCGTCACGCACAGCCTCGCCAACCTTAACGATTACGACTCCGTCCTCGTCCTCCACCAGGGCAATGTCGCCTACCACGGATCGCCTCGCGGACTCGCCCACTACTTCGGCGTCACAAACCCGGTGGCCGTCTACCGGAAACTAGCCGTCCAATCCGGTGAAAAATGGGGCAAATCCTGGAACAAGCACAAAGATTCCTATTACGAGAAAACGGAAAAGGAACGCATCAAAAAAGTCGCTGTCGGAGAAATTCTCATCCAGGATAACAATAGCGGGATCATCGAAGAAAACAAGACACCCACTACCCCCATCCGCGATCCAAACGATCCCGATACCGACACAAGCGAATTGTCCGATAATGAG
This is a stretch of genomic DNA from Akkermansia sp. N21116. It encodes these proteins:
- the fabF gene encoding beta-ketoacyl-ACP synthase II, with the translated sequence MTDRRIVITGIGVISPLGNDLKTTWEGLKAGRSGIDLIKSMDTTDYQAKIAGEVKDFDPAPFFKNPKESRRVDRFTHFAVAAAKMAIEDSGLDVENEDKTRIGVMIGSGIGGLGTLEAQHKTLLERGPNRVSPFMIPYMISNISSGIVAMEHGFAGPNMCIVTACATSNHNIGEAWRIMKFGDADVMVTGGSEATILPTGLAGFSNMKALSTRNDDPATASRPFDVDRDGFVMGEGAGVVILETLEHATKRGAHIYGELVGYGISADAYHLTAPLPEGEGAARCMQMALEHAGMKPEDIDYVNAHGTSTPVGDVCETKALKAVFGDHAKNGLLVSSTKSMTGHLLGAAGGVELAACLMAMQDDIVPPTINIINQDPDCDLDYVANKARHVRINAALSNSFGFGGHNSTVVVKRFE
- the recR gene encoding recombination mediator RecR; protein product: MNALDYPPAVLELVLHLKSLPSIGTRGAERMALWMLQNHREEAASLAKSILETMDAVQHCPECGFFTQGEGLCPACEDPMRDHKLFCVVEQATDILPIERSSAFQGVYHCLGGKLSPLDDVGPEDLNIESLISRVEREGDCEIILATGSDVEGEATATYLTGILKAKGCRVSRLAQGLPAGSGLVHADALTLMKALQGRTEC
- a CDS encoding ATP-binding cassette domain-containing protein, whose product is MLKAQDISFEVDSHGEPLVLLNKINFEIPAGHFMAIVGTSGCGKTTLLKTIAGMNLETDGSFFWKGRDLSEEDFDPSEIGYVPQFSIAYDQLTVDENIESAARLRVKFPHLEDMDERIDTVLEETGLSSIADRRVKILSGGQKRRLALAMELVSQPQLLLCDEVTSGLDPQSEQEIVALLRDIAHKQGRIVISVTHSLANLNDYDSVLVLHQGNVAYHGSPRGLAHYFGVTNPVAVYRKLAVQSGEKWGKSWNKHKDSYYEKTEKERIKKVAVGEILIQDNNSGIIEENKTPTTPIRDPNDPDTDTSELSDNEDENEVDSPGLISQFLTLLGRRWKIFFRDRTQLTLQLAMIILFPLMVALFSSKGQDPINKYSAQRDQNIITEIQQKVAIEQNQVKVGSAVSGIIMFEVILLGLMGSNNAAREIAGERPIMEKEKYAGMKPGAYLLSKLAFLVCLIAVQSLWMFGFVEYFWAFRGDTLTHMVFLLLANAAMTATCLGISALSKSPDQSSLLSIYLVGFQLPLSGAVLALPTQFEQIIRPFISAYWAWSGSISSLEPYVYNAVKVVVDTTLSPANLCYGVLSIHILVGIIATYVGVKHSQWD